In the Pseudomonadota bacterium genome, CGGAACCGCCCACTGCGCGGCTTTCCTCGGAAGGACGGACGTATTCGATGTACTTCCACCGACCGTCGGTCGCCATGCAGCCCTCGAGGCGCTCTGACTGCGCATAGGCCAGACGGCCCCCATGCTCGCTCAACACATCGGCCTTGCCGGACATCTCGACCGAGACCGACGGGAGATAGCGCTTGAGCAAGGTCGGCATGACGTCGATGGTCTCGACGACGCTGCCCACGCGCAGCCCCGAAGGCCCGCCTGGCAGACGCATGATGAGCGGAACCCGAAGCGCCTTCTCGCGCAGATCCGGCGTCGCGCGCACGTCGCGCACGTCTTCGCAGCCGTGCGGGCTCATCAGCACGACGACCGTGCGATCTCCCCCGTGGCCCTCATCGAGAAGCTTCATCAAGCTCCCGATCCATGCATCGATGTGCGTCACGGGCGCGTAGCAGGGTCCGTGAAGGGCAGCGAGGGGATCGGAATCGTGAGGCGGGTGGATGTCCCGGTAGTTCAGGAAGAGGAACCAGGGGCGCGCGCCCTCCGCGTGCGACGTGATGAACGTGCGCGCCAGTGCCGTGGCCTCCGTGCCAGAGCGCTTGATGAAGGGGAGATTGGTCTCGCCGTTGGGGGGGATCGGATAGACCGTTCCAAAGCCTCGCGTGAAGTCGAACAGCTCGCCCGATTGCGCCGAAGGGCCCAGCAACATGGCCGACGAGGGAATGGAGGCCGTGTCATACCCGTTCGCACGCAGCACCTCCGCGAGCATCGTCGGCGATGCGCGCGCGCGAAAGCACTCTGAGAGATAGCGCGAGGTGAAGATGCACAGATGCGAGGGCCCCGTGCGCTCCGCCTGGGCATACGCCTTCTCGAACAGCACGCCGTGGGCGGCAAGCGCATCGATGTTGGGCGTCGGGAACCCCTCTTTCGCATAGCAGCCCAGAAAATCCGGGCGCATCAGATCAACGGTGATCAGAAGGATGTTGGGCCGGTCTGAAACGCCCCCCTCGTTCGCGCGAACCGATGCGCGCCTGCCTCGGAAGAGCAGCGCCCCCCCGAACAGCAGGTTGGCAAGAAGCAGCAGCGCAAGCGCCACAAACCATCGTGGAGAGGAGAAGTACGACGCCAGACGCTGCACCTGGGCACGATAGCAGAAAACGCCGTCCTCTTTCAACACGAGGGCGCGCGAGACATGCTGACCGGCGGTGCCCCCCGAGGGCGGGCTTCGGCTCGCATCTCTCCCACAGTCGCGACAGCGCCGTCCGGCCTACCAGTAGTCGAGCGTCTTCAGCTCGTGCTGCGTCGATTCCTCGACCGCGTCTTCCATGCGGACGTCACGATTGACCGCAGAGGGCCCGAAGCGGTCGATGATGGACTTTCGCAGGTAGGCCGCAATTTCCGGGTGCAGCGTCACCTGGTTGTCTGCTTCATCCGGATCAGCCTTCGACAGATCGATGAGACGGGTGGGCGGCGTAAAGCTGCGAAGCGCCTCCGGACACTCCACGTAGGGACGAGTGTACTCGACATACTTCCAGCGCCCGTCGGTGGCCATGTGACCTTCGAGGCGCTCGGTCTGCGCGAAGACGATCCGACGAGAAGACGTATGGAGCATATCGGCTGACCCCGCCGAATCCATCAAAACACTCGGAAGACATCGCTTGATCAACGTAGGCGCCACGTCGATGGTGGCCACCGGATGGCGCTCCCGAACCCCAGACGGTCCAGCGGGGAACCGCATGATGAGGGCCACGCGCAACGTCTTCTCTCTGAGCTCGGCAACGCTTCTTGCGTTGCGCTCATCATCGCAGCCGTGCGAGCTCATGAGCACGATCGCTGTCTCATCGGCGAGATGAAGTGCCTGCAGCTCAGCCATGACCTCGCCGATATAACCATCGACTCGGACGAGAGGGCGATAGAAAGGCCCGTGTTCGGCATCAGAGGAGTCTGGGGGCAAGGGGGGATGCAGATCACGAAAGTTCAGGAACAAGAACCACGGACTTCACCCGAGCCTATGCTGACGAAGGAAGAGGCGAGCAAGTCGGAGGGTCTCGCTCCCGTCGCGCTTGACGAAGGTTCGCTGGGTGTCCCCGCTTGAGGGAACCGAGTAGACACGATCAAACCCCCGGTGAAAGTTGAACAGCGGATCAGGTCGCGTGCTCGACAGCAATCCAGAAGAGGGAATGGACGTCGTCTCGTAGCCATTCTCGTGCAGCACCTCCGGCAGCGTCTTGGGCGCCAGGCGCGCCGCATAGCAGTCGGAGAGGTAATGAGAGGTGAAGATGCACAGGTGCGACGGCGACGTGCGCTCGGTCTGGGCGTAGGCGTTTTCGAACAAAACCCCCTGACGCGCAAGCGTCGCGATGTTGGGAAGCAAGAAGCCCGTCTGACTGTAGCAGTCCAGAAAGGCCGGGCGCATCAGATCCACGGTGATGAGAACGATGTTGGGCTTCTTCTGCAGGATTCCGCCACGCGACCAGGTTTCGTTCGGCGACGCCTCACGCTCCATTGAACGCTCTGCTACACCTCGGCGAACAGCACGGTTCCGCAGGCGTCGTGACGACCCACCAGCGTGGTGCGGCCCACGGCGTCAACCACGGGACGCAGGCTGACGAAAGCGAGCAGACAGAGCGGGCACAGCTCCGTGCACGGCGCCACGACGTCAAGTCGCACCCACACGTCGTCTTCCGCGAGCTTGTAGCCCTGTGCGACACACGCCGCAACCGTCGCCTGCGAAACGCTGGCCCCCTGCTCTCGCTTCAAGAAGGCGCGTCGTATGTAGCGCTCATCGAGACCGTCCATCGAGCCCTGCTTCGCTGGCCTGCGCCTGAATCCCCCGCGAATGCAACCCCTCCAGCGCATGAACCAGGTCGGGTCTCAGGGCGCTGCCCTGACGGCCCCCTCAGTCGACGTGGTAGGCAGTGACCCTGTCGCGCCCCTGCTGCTTCGACACATAGAGCGCCCGGTCGGCGGCCTCGAGCAGACCGTTGATGTCGCGCGCGTGGTCGGGGAACACCGCCATGCCGATGCTGAGCGTGAGCGTGAGCTTCTGATGGCCCACATCGATGGGCCGCGCGCGAACTGTCTCGGCGACCTGCCGCAGCACCTCGACCGCCGCGTCATGCGACACCTCGGGCATCCACGCCACGAACTCGTCTCCTCCCTGGCGCACGAGAACGCTCGAAACGGGGAGATCCTGGCGCATGGCGCGCGCGATGGTGACGAGGGCCAGATCACCACTGGCGTGACCGTGCGTGTCGTTGATCGACTTGAAGTGATCGATGTCGATGAAGGCGACGCTGAGCGCGTGCCCACCCCGCAGCGCACGCTCGAGGTCGTCGGTGAGGCCGCGGTGCAGGAAGCGACGGTTGCGCAGCCCCGTGAGCTCATCGAACCAGACGGCATCGACACTTCGCGTGATCAGGCGCAGACGGGCCGACTGCTGCCGCAGAAGCGCCTCGGTGACCTCAGGATGGGTGCGGATGAACGCGCGGAAGTCGACGGCGCTGAGAACCGAGAGCGTACAGGCCTCGCGAGCCACCAGCGTGGCCGAGTGATGGGTCCCGTCGAGCGCTCCCATCTCACCCACCACGTTCAGGGCGCGCAGGGTGCTCACCACATAGGAATCGCCCGAAGCGGCCTGACGCCTCACGTCGAGAGAGCCTCGCGTCAGCAGGGCGGCCTCAACCGCAGTCTGACCCGAGACCCAGAGCACATCGTCCGGTTCAAGGCAGCGCTCGACGCCGCGCTCCACCCAGAGGCGAACCCAGTCGGCACTGCCATCGATCTGCTCGGCGAGTTCTGCCTCCACCGTCACACCTCCCAGAAACGCTCCTGACGACGATGCCCCACGAGCGACGCGATCAGGGGTTGGCGTCCGGCTTCTCGATGTCGGCCGCCTCTTCGACCTCGTCGAGGTCTTCTTCGTCATCGTCGGACGCGTCGTCGAGGTCGTTGAGGTCGTCGAGACCCTCTTCTTCGTCGTCTGACGCATCATCATCGGCGTCGGGCGGCGGCTCGCCCGCGCAGCTCCAGCACGCCTCGAGGGTGCCGGGAATGAGCGCGCCACAGGTCGGACATTCCCAGTCGGAGGCTGGCTCGGCGGGAGCCTCGACAGACGCCAGGACCTCACGCGCTCGCTCTGCCTGGTCTGCGTGGACCTCGAGAATCGTCGGCTCAAAGGGAAGCAGGCCCGACGACCCGCCCACCGTCTCGAACGACGCGATGCCGGCCGATTGCAGGGCGGTCTTCGCAAGGTCGACCAGGTAGGCGTCGTGACTGGTGTAGACCTGCACCATCTCGCTCTCGTTGGGGCCGATGGAAGGGCTCGGGCCGTGTACGAGAGGCGTCTGGCAGTGCGCACAGAGCCCCACGTCGTCGTTGTACTCACCGATCGCCTGATACAAGTCGATGTGCGGACAGTCAAGGTTAGGGCAGTGCTTCATGAACGACCTCCTCGACGGCATGCGTGCGTCACCAGGGACCCCAGGGGATGCTTCGCCACCCCCCGATGATTCCCCCTGAGGGGCCTTCCTGGCGCGTGTCGCCCTGCCCTCGAACGCGCGACCTCTCCCTCTGCAATCATCCGGGGCCTCCCCGGACCAGCACCCGGCTGGGGGAAGCCTGACTCTCCTCATTTCGCAGGACTTGCCTGGCGCCAGGCACGAAGCCCCCGTCATGCGAGAGGAGTCTCCCGTGAACGACCTGCTGACCCTCGTGGGCATCGTGCTCGTCTACGTCGTGCTGATGCGCTTCGTTCTCCCCCGATTTGGCATCGCCACC is a window encoding:
- a CDS encoding diguanylate cyclase; the encoded protein is MMMRQTTKKRVSTTSTTSTTRPTMTKKTSTRSKRRPTSRSRTPTPDRVARGASSSGAFLGGVTVEAELAEQIDGSADWVRLWVERGVERCLEPDDVLWVSGQTAVEAALLTRGSLDVRRQAASGDSYVVSTLRALNVVGEMGALDGTHHSATLVAREACTLSVLSAVDFRAFIRTHPEVTEALLRQQSARLRLITRSVDAVWFDELTGLRNRRFLHRGLTDDLERALRGGHALSVAFIDIDHFKSINDTHGHASGDLALVTIARAMRQDLPVSSVLVRQGGDEFVAWMPEVSHDAAVEVLRQVAETVRARPIDVGHQKLTLTLSIGMAVFPDHARDINGLLEAADRALYVSKQQGRDRVTAYHVD
- a CDS encoding DUF2007 domain-containing protein, whose protein sequence is MPTRVSRSFTGDSSRMTGASCLAPGKSCEMRRVRLPPAGCWSGEAPDDCRGRGRAFEGRATRARKAPQGESSGGGEASPGVPGDARMPSRRSFMKHCPNLDCPHIDLYQAIGEYNDDVGLCAHCQTPLVHGPSPSIGPNESEMVQVYTSHDAYLVDLAKTALQSAGIASFETVGGSSGLLPFEPTILEVHADQAERAREVLASVEAPAEPASDWECPTCGALIPGTLEACWSCAGEPPPDADDDASDDEEEGLDDLNDLDDASDDDEEDLDEVEEAADIEKPDANP